The genomic segment CTGTTATATGTTTCTTGTTGCAAGTCTTTCTTCGTAGTAAAAATGAAAGTATGAACTTATGTGAATGTTCTGTGTGCTACAGGAAGTGTAAGGCAGCTCTTTACCCTCatgtgtttgaaaatgtgtaCAGAGGTTTTAGATACTACAATGGATTAAGGGTATATATGGCACATTGAGGGTCAAGAATAGGGTTTTCTTTACCTTTACCCACTGTATTTTGAAAACATTGGAGGTAAGCAGTAAGTGAGGCACTATTTGGCAATATATATAGCAGAAAAGGAAGTTCAAAGATCATAGATAGACCTCAAAAAGTTCCCAAAAATATCTCCATATGCCTCTAGTAAGTTTCTTCTTAagttaaaataaagttttgctcTGGTGGAGAAATATAAGAACACTAACAAGAGCTTTTAACACAGCTGATCTACACTTTGTCCTGACAGTAGTTACAGAGCAGAGCGAAGCGTATGTAGTAACTCATCTACATCTAGATAAGTCATAACCTGACCTCATTTCATGCGCATTTTACCCTGAGGGAATGCACTTGATTTCATAATTGTCTCAAAGCAATTTTCCCTCAAGTTTCATGCGTATACATTAAACAGAGCTACATGTAAATGTCTCAAAGTGGACCAATGGCAGCTACCTTTTCTTTACGTTCTTCGCAAATGAAACCGAACCCTTTACGATCCACATGACTCAGTTACAGTGGCCTTACAGATCGATTATGACTGTCAATTGGTGGAGTTCCCAGAAGGAACGTGTATTTGAGGGTGTGACTCACTCTGCAACCTTGTGGGGCCGCAGACCGGCATAGAGGCGCAACAGTAATGTTAATGTGATAACATTCCCTCCATAGCACAAGCTACAAGTCTCATGGGCATGATCATGTTGAACAACTGAGGCCAACTGAGTCAATTACCAAAGATGGAAGGGATGATGAGCTTCTCACTTCACTTACCCTGTATTTAAGTGTCTACtatctggatgtgtgtgtgtctgtgtgtgttgttttaattGTCCATGTCCTTTATTGACAATTTCTACTGCATGTAGGAAATAAGGTTTGACACAAGACACATATCCTGCCATACTACTGTATTCCATCtttcaaaaaagaaagacaagattTAATATTACTTAACAATATGTTAAAAAGTAGCCAGTTTGGCTTCAGTGTTAATACAATATACACTCTATAACAGATTGATAGTGTGAGTATTGttctttttcaatttcattCTGAAAGTATTCTGATACAAGCTGGCTACAggtcaaaaagaaagaaaacaaaaactgtaACTGGTACACTTTTACTCAACAGTTTGTTAAACAGAACtgaaaaaccaaaaaagaaCATTGTCAAGTATtatgccttcctcctctctgtgaaaTAAGTTGGTGGGGGAGCAGGGAGTGGAGACCAGCTGACCAAGCCCATTCCCTTGTCAATTATGTTGATGAGATGCCGTGCTAGGAACAACTGGAAACAATGGGATAGTAAGCCACAATAACTCAATTACAGCTTTTAATTCAtcacatttctcattttttgttgtttccattGTGTCTTTTTTGGAAGGAAACCATCCAAACATAGTAAGCATCTTTTGACTACAGGTAAGCCAATATAAGAAAATAATTTCAGACCATGGCTTTTTCAGTCAAGAGAAATGCCCAACTCAGACTAAAAGCACACAAGCACGCAAGGAAAATTAATCAGATAGAAagtagcattttgtgtttttttttgtgtgtgtcatttcatttcatttttgtcttaGTTCTGCAAGAGGATCAGTCCAGATGGGTTTGTGGTGGAACCACACAGCGACAACAAAGCAAGGCAGCATGGGTGTGATTTGGGCACAGCGGGAGAGAGGGTATGGGAGGACAACAGTtgggtggtggaggagggataGGGGGACATGTGGGTGGGTTCGGCTGTTAGGGTACTGATTGCGTCCTGACACAGTCACTCACTAACACCCTCAATGTGCGGCAAACGTAGCTTTCTTCAAACTAAAGTTTGACCAGTTGATGGAAAGCCGTTGACGGGTCTGCCGGGCAGAATCCAAGCAGaacctggagagacagagacagattaaCCGTGTGAACAGCTGCTGCACCACTTCAGTCTTAAAAGTAAAAGGCTGATGTCAAGAGAAAGATTTCTAAGATGTCCTATCAGGTCTTTATGCAAAGTGTGTGTTACCACAATACACATACCTTTTGAAATATTCCACTTCCCTCTCAGTCTCGTCCATTTCAGTACTATCCAGATCGATGTCTTTGGGCAGGAACACATCATCTAAAATGAAATAACGTACATCCATGAAGGTGGCTCCTATTtccaatattttatatttattgtttattactgTATTGTACAGGtttattacagttattttccttcttttcctatGTTTTTGTAATTTCCCGTGAGATGGTATATGACACAGATGTGAAATTTAGCAAAATAACAGATAATGGTGGTGACTTGCTACACAACAAATATGACTCCAATCCACCAGATGGTGGCTCTATAATTAAAAGGTAAAATATTTTATGCTTTAAAAGGCCATAACCATAAGATCACACTGTGTGATTGTCACAAAACCTGGTACACACATTTAGCTGATAGCTCTACAAGTTTTTTTGCCAACAGGATCACCTAAGTCTAATGGATTTTCCAGCATTTTTACTTGGGAAACGGTTTTCTCCTTaaggctttttctttttacctatCCACACCAAACTTGCAGCATATCATTAGTGGACCTACAGACACAAATGGTCTATAaaacagcacaatctgacaaaCATCGCAGCTATAAACTTTGAGAGAGGGTGAGGCCCTCTCTCAAAACTGACCATTTttctgactgacacaaaacttggtatatactgtatgttcagctGAGATCATCAAGCATGTCTGATTCGACATTCCAACATCATCCCATAGGGGGTGctacaaataacaaaaatacatgaCAGTGTTTCCAAATGCAGTCCTCAAGTACCCCCTGTCCTGCAAGTTTTTGTTCCagctctactcttgcacacctgatccacTCAAGGGCTTCATGCCAATTGGTTGAGCAGTAGAAATAGATCTACCTGAACAGGGCTGGCATGAAAGTGTGAAGCCCTTAACTGGGTCAGGTGTGCAACAGtgaaaaaaatggaacaaaaacctACAGGACAGGCAGTACTTGAGGACTGAATTGGTAAAAACTAGGACTATATATTAGCCAAAATATGAAGTTTGGTTGTGATAGATTAAAGTAGGCACGATGTATGacataataattatataatactATAGCTTGTAGATTAAGATGCATGTGTATGAAACCTGGCTTATCTTGtctataaatacatttcaaacaTATGTCCCAAGTTTTTGCCCCCTTTGGCCCAAAGGGGGCGCTATAGTGACACATTCTAAAGGCCATATCGCTCACATCGAAAGCACAATTGGCACAAGACTTGGTACCCATAACTAACTATCCATGCTCTACAGATTTCCCTCTTGGACCACCAAAGTACGCCAAACAGAACTACTTTATAAGCAAAGTCTGAAGATGATTCCTTTGTTCGAGTAGatatattttttccaaatgttAAATGGATCTAATTAAACACTTCAAATGTTCTATTACCATCTTGGTATCCTTTGTATGAACAATAAACCAACCCTTATAAGCTATGAAATGTCTGTCAAAGTATGCTCATCCATCTTTTAAAGTATGCTTGTCAAATGATGATCATACCATACTCAAGGGGGCTAGCAGGAGACTATGAGATGATGACAAAATGTCAAGTCCAGGGGAACCCATATTGCCAATTCCAACGCCTACTGCGTATTTGTAATTGTGAGACTGATTTTGTTGAACAGGCTGAGGCCATGTCCAATAGGTTTTCAGAGAGAGCTTACAAACCCAGGGTGATTAAGCAGGCTTTTGACAGAGCACAGTCACTTGAGCGGGATACTCTTCTTCAAAAAAACATCAGACGCAAGCCTGCACGTCAGTCTCGTCCATTTTTTGTCACCACATATAGTACACATGCTGAACAAATCAAACGGATCGTTAAAAACAACTGGGCCATCGTTGAGAGTGACACTCTTTTGAGTAAAGTTTTCCCTGAACCCCCTATTATTTCTTTTAGACGCGCCCCCACTCTTAGGGACAGGCTCATGCATTCATATCTTCCAGCAGATAAAAAAGGTACTTGGTTGACCAAACCGGTTGGCACTTTCAAATGTATGCATTGCCCTCACTGTGATGTTATGCAAACTAAATGTTTTGTTGATGCTAGCACAAACAGAACTTATAAACTTAGTGAGTTCATTAACTTAACTGTAACACTGCTTTTGTCATATACCGTCTGTCTTGTCCATGTGTGGAAGGCTTTTTCTACATAGGTTTTTaaatgatttagccactacaataaaggctttttaagcaTTTTCTTCCTCatggttatatttttatatttggagtgcctggactGTCCTTTTGTTTCCAGGGGAACCCATATTGGATATAAAGTTACTGGTTTTTGCAGTGGAAACATCACCAAATCTTTGTGGATCATAATAACACCAACCTATTGAGTTGTTCATCTTgtcccctttcttcttcttgttcttcttggtCTTGCCCTTGGGCTGTGGGGACTCTGCAGTGGGAGGTTTGCCATTCTGCTGGGTCTGCTCAGGTTGGGAGGCTGGGGGGGGAGACGGGGAGGGATTTGACACAGGTGgacttctcctctcttcctttatcTGGATCtggggctgctgctgcctctttcCACTGGCACCATTGTTAttactcctttcctccttcctggGTTCAGTGGTTGGGAGAGGGGCCAGGGCCTCGGCAGCCCTGATTCGCGTTGCTTTGGTGTCTggtgtagtggtggtggtggtgccaTTAGCTAGCTTTATTGGCACATCTGAGTTCTTGGGCATCTCTGGGGCTTTCTTTACAACAGCCTCGCAAGCGGCCGTCTTGGTAGACTGTTTGGCCTTAACTTTACTGTTGACCTCAGGCTGAGATGTAGAAGTGCCATTGTGGAGGGTGGCTGGAGAGTTGGGGGTGGTAGTCTCAGTAGCAAACGCCTTCTCGCTGGTGCTTTTTgggctgtgttgtgtgttgggcCGGGGTATGGGGTCAAGTCTGGGCTCCTTGTGGTCAGGGAGGCGGATGAGGGTTTGGAGGAGCTGCGACTTGCCATTCTGAAGGTTTTCTAGAACGTTCTGAGCCGTCTGTTTGAGGGGCTGGGGGTTGTTTTGAGGGGGAGCGGTGTTTTCcttagctctctctttctttttcttcttggcAGCGCGGAGgtgctgcagctcctgcagccgGAGGAGTTCCCTTTGGAgttctgcctcttcctcctcctgccgcTGCCGCCGCAGCTGCTCCTCCAACAACTGCTGCTCCTCCCTCTCACGGGCCTCTGCCTCCAGGCGCGCCTTCTCCTCCatctgaaacacaaacagagtTTCAGCGTTGTTGTGATTTAAATACTAACTGAATGATTCATTTTAAAAGACCTCTGAACTGTTCAGGAAGGACAGTTACCTTCTTTTGTTTATGCCTGGCCCGTTTGGCTGCCTTAGAGCTGGAGGCCGGCTTATTATCTGCACTGTTGATGAACTGGAGCAGATCCTCTACCCGCCTGTggtcctccacccctccatctcgTTCCAGCACTGGCTGCTGCTCCTCGCGCTTGGGCTGCTCCTCCTTCCGTTTGGTCAGACGCAGGCGCAGCTTCTCCCGCATCTCTGCATAGTTACGACTGGTAGGAGCAGCTGGGGGCTGGGATTAAACAGAGGATACAAGCAATAATGTTATTTTCTGAAGGAATTTTGAATGTTGTAAGTACGTTGTCAGTAGCCCATGTGCCATGAGcccagtttttgttttttggattaTCAAGTGTGGGTGGGATCAATTCACAATGTAAATTTAGTCAAACtcaatacaatacattttaatttgaaactaaaaataatttaaggcagaaatgaaattcaaatgagaaatttcacaacaaaaaaagtctCTGAAAACAGCAAATGCAAGCTCAAAAAACTCTTAGAACTGAACTTGTCTGTTAAGACTGCATTCACTTTGGAATAGACAAAATCAACCTACATAGGGTTTGGATCAAGTCAACCCGATCAAATCAACTCACCTGTGGTGAGTAAACAAGTAAATTTCCATGTGTGATACGTGTGTGTCTTACCCCGCCATGGCCAAAGAACTCGCAGTAGCAGCAATCACAGTACTTTCCTTCCTTCTGgttggtggaggtggaggtggaagagCTGTGCTCAGAGCAGCTGTCCTCATCCTGGCTCTCCTCACCATCGTAGGCCTGGTGCTCATATGCCCCATTCCCCTCACAGCGATGGCCTTCACAGTCAGGATCACTGAAAAGGTTGAAACATAAAATGAACTCCTATCAAAACCAGCCTCATATTGATGGGTCCAGTGATTCACTGATTTGAGTCGATGCACCAGGCTTAGTGTCTAAGATAGGGATGCATCGATTCAAACTGCTTGTATCAGGCAAAATTTGGGAGAGAATCATAGCTAAATCGAAGCTGGCTTCTCTCTACTGGAAAAGTCCAATATGACAGgcatatctttttttattttagcacCTAATAATGTAATTCACTCTGTgtgcgtttctctctctctgagtccaTGTGCTTCTCTCTGCGAGTGTTGTCAGCCTAGTGAAAGTTTGCATCATGCGTtccccctgcccctccctcaAAGAATCAAATCATATTGAAttgttggctgcttaaaatgtaTCTTGCATTGAATCGTTGATTCTCTATTGAGATTTGTATCAACTTGGTACACTCATATCAttttttgatttaaaaatgcaGGGTGCTTTGTTATCCACCAATACAGACCTACCATACATCAGACTGATAGGTCTGATGTATGGTAGGTCTGTATTGGATGTGGTATGGGACTGACCTGCAGACGCTGGGCGGGGCACTGACAGGACCCTCtgctgaggaggctggaggctcGGCGGGGGGCAGGCACAGACCCTGGTGGGCCTCCACGAAGCCTGGGGCTGGTGTGGCCATCTTTGGGAAGGGCTGCGATCCCATTGTGGGGAGGTGTGTGGTGGGTGCTGGGGGCAAGGCAGGGCCCGAGAGCGGAGGAAGGGAGGCCAGTCCTGTGGAGCTATTTCTAGGGGCGACTTGGGTGGATTGCCTATGGTCCTCTGTACCTAGATTGTGAAATACATCAtctagaggagaaaaaagataTAATGGATGAGAACTCAAAGATAAGTGATGAAATAAGATATGCAGTGGCTTCATTCAAGTCTACAGCACAACAATAACAGAAAAACATCACATATGCTTCCAATATCCTACCCACTGAAAGTCATCAGGAAGCAACATTTTCTGTTGTTGGAGTATATCATCAGCAACACCAAATTTTCATGTTTATCACGTTTGTGTTGTATATGTTGACTGAAAGGTCCAGGGAGTTTAAACTTAACCATTACCTAAAACTATGAACACAGAAGTCTAATGAAAACCCTGCTGAAGCTCAGGAGAAGCCGTTGATGAACAGCAAGCACCAACATGCCCTCGTCCCACCACAAAATTATCATTAAGGGTGAGTATTCAAAATTTCAACTGACTTGCAACAATTAAATAGCAATAACATTTTCCTTCATTGTTATTTCATTGACCATCACACCACAATATTAACTGTAATCATGATACACTTTCTCTCTGGCCTAGAACGGCAATCATGAAAAAAAGCCCCAGCAGTACCAACCTAGCAACTCCTCCTACCTCCTATATTACCTAAAGAGTTGGGTCTTTTAGATGCTAGGTGGATGGGTGGGTTATTACTTGACTGGACAGTGGTGGCAGTGCAGGACACAGAAGCTGTGGAGGCTGAGGTGGCCATCACCACTCGGTTGGCCTCCATGAAGGCATCCTGGAAATTGTAGAGACACTTCTTCTTGGCgccactcttcttctgctctttggcttctgaagaggaggaggacgatgacgacgacgatgacgaagatgaagacgaggaggaggacgaaggggggagaggggtaGGCAATGAAGGGTGTTCCCCGTGGGGGCCGATGGATGtggttggggggagggggacatCAGGGAGGGGTGGTCCAAGCATGTCACCTgttgaaaaacaaatgatgtgACAAGCTGATCAGCAAGATACTAGCCTTAACAAAAACTTAACACTTAAACTTAACAGTCTTTGACTTGCTGTGATGATTTTAGCTTAATTTGTGGCCATTTCTGGCCGAGATAATCTTCAAAGAGATTAACTGGTCCTAGCTCTCACCTGGCAGGGACTCTGGCAGGAGCACAGATGGGTTCCAGCTTTTCATCACAGCAGCATCCCACAAGTTCTCAAACTTGAGCGAGAGGCACTGCAGTGAGCTGTTCCAGTCaccagctccacctgctccgCCAAAGCAGTTCTGGTAGACGTGCTCTGGTAACGATGGGCTGAAGGCCGGCTGCTTCGCCACCGAGTGGTTTGATGTCGGGGTCGGGGGGAGAGGCTGAGGACAGGAGGAGCAGGGCAAGTTacgttaaaaaaagaaatcatgttATTAGTTTGAGAATATGAAATTAACTAATTGGAGGCTGCATATTAAACAGCTTTAGGCTGCAAGAGCCCCCCCTAGATTGGATACAGTGTGACCCCTTGTGGCAAAAAATTCAAAATCGGACAAGCAAAAAATTAGAATGAAACTAAGCTCAATAATTCTTCCTGGAACCTAAACAAAATCCCCAATGAGGAAGGAAATGTACCAATAATTTTTCCCTGGTAGAAACTATCAAAGATACCATCTAGTcagaggaaaaaacactgtACAACCCAGTATCAGGGCAACTGCTAATTTAAGTTTATCTTTATGAGAgttatgttaaaaaaataaatcatgttaTTAGTTTGGGAATATGAAATTAACTGATTTGAGCCTACATATCATACAGATTTGGGGTGCAAGAGGCCCCCTAGATTGGATACAGTATGACCCCTTGTGGCAGAGATTTTATATTACacaagtgaaaaatgaaaataaaactaagCTCAATAATTCTTCCTGGAACCTAAAAAATCCCCaaacaaaaggaaaatattttttttccctggtAGAAACTATCAAAGAAACCAATTTTTTTACCAtgtaaggggaaaaaacactgtACAACCCAGTACCAGGGCAAATGCTAACTTAAGTCTAGCTTTATGGGTGTGTTGGGTCGAGGAGGATGCTCACCTTGTTGTGTGCGAGAGGAGGACTAGGAGGGTAGAGTGTGGGGTGCAGTAAGGGCCGGGGGAGGTGAGACAAGTTGTGCAGGGGCAGGTGGCCGTGGATGTGGGGGTAGAGGTGGAGGGCAGGGTGGGCAGGCGGGGTCTTGCTGTCTGTGAAGAACTGGTGTCCAACAGCAGGGGGAGGCGTAGTGTGGAGCCGACTAGGGGGCAGGCATGTAGCAGGGCCCAGGGTGGGGGAGCTGGGGTCCTGGTTGCACACATGGCACTCGCAGGCATGCTGGACCTGTTCTACCTGGGGTGGCAACACAGACGCAaaacagtagggatgggatgatatgcttttctcacgatacgcgatatggggttcacgattcgatacaaccgcgatatgatgtaataaataaaagttcaatgacaacaaagtatcatgtgcagaattatgtttatttccgagctacaaatctttctagcaatgccctgggcttgctagaatgtaaacaatttgtaaatgtc from the Centroberyx gerrardi isolate f3 chromosome 3, fCenGer3.hap1.cur.20231027, whole genome shotgun sequence genome contains:
- the fam193a gene encoding protein FAM193A isoform X1: MSPTDAKRGAKRRKNKRGGGSSCSTVCNTSGGKAGVASALGSPGTATPASVVSFLTPGSAGNGNIGSMAGLNGEVPMNNNVTPQFSEGPVNADFSGVLQTPFTFGLNQRAPYTAGDRCLLCRCERKDSVLPSEAGVSGQNGTSQPTKTPSALQLPLWVCPDCRRTVEKEDRHTALEQSLGSQDFLLHMPVGNGSLGQEPATGDRLTTAAPTLPMLPAPDLTAPMPADTVCSCEACNERREISAESERESQQLQNHWSEVRYLVRCIYRQTGTPLADDHDQPLDRDKEGMKELVDRLCAKDPYQLYQRLEQQAREYVLEMKVRLLKHLSAGSKATGPAGTMAAAQGPPQAHQFISLLLEEYSALCQAARTISSFLLTLENEHLQKFQVTWELHNKHLFENLVFSEPILHSSLPALVAQLKHGTASHDSYSEDMYRTLLESYQQLQQEMAAVAAEWQECEKRIDDYVDEQLLFKVEGQSLTNQRTEPHKSLISKNTLKTKQRMLKEDWEFFKQRRFIEEQIPNSKKSITGDNNFTDTMRMLSSRLSIPDCPNCNYRRRCTCDDCSLSHILTCGIMDSPIAEDLHIKLPLQGEPPRDYLAEVHPPSLSSGSSASGSNSSSPITIQQHPRLILPEGDANTFISDDDEVPPLSTKFGDIYPMSGYEDNGVVTATVNGLHNELNGGGENVALKEGSPHGISSSSSSSEGDEEEADGESGGEPPGQQGELPSGKSNSPPPSYNHQQVEQVQHACECHVCNQDPSSPTLGPATCLPPSRLHTTPPPAVGHQFFTDSKTPPAHPALHLYPHIHGHLPLHNLSHLPRPLLHPTLYPPSPPLAHNKPLPPTPTSNHSVAKQPAFSPSLPEHVYQNCFGGAGGAGDWNSSLQCLSLKFENLWDAAVMKSWNPSVLLPESLPGDMLGPPLPDVPLPPTTSIGPHGEHPSLPTPLPPSSSSSSSSSSSSSSSSSSSSEAKEQKKSGAKKKCLYNFQDAFMEANRVVMATSASTASVSCTATTVQSSNNPPIHLASKRPNSLDDVFHNLGTEDHRQSTQVAPRNSSTGLASLPPLSGPALPPAPTTHLPTMGSQPFPKMATPAPGFVEAHQGLCLPPAEPPASSAEGPVSAPPSVCSDPDCEGHRCEGNGAYEHQAYDGEESQDEDSCSEHSSSTSTSTNQKEGKYCDCCYCEFFGHGGPPAAPTSRNYAEMREKLRLRLTKRKEEQPKREEQQPVLERDGGVEDHRRVEDLLQFINSADNKPASSSKAAKRARHKQKKMEEKARLEAEAREREEQQLLEEQLRRQRQEEEEAELQRELLRLQELQHLRAAKKKKKERAKENTAPPQNNPQPLKQTAQNVLENLQNGKSQLLQTLIRLPDHKEPRLDPIPRPNTQHSPKSTSEKAFATETTTPNSPATLHNGTSTSQPEVNSKVKAKQSTKTAACEAVVKKAPEMPKNSDVPIKLANGTTTTTTPDTKATRIRAAEALAPLPTTEPRKEERSNNNGASGKRQQQPQIQIKEERRSPPVSNPSPSPPPASQPEQTQQNGKPPTAESPQPKGKTKKNKKKKGDKMNNSIDDVFLPKDIDLDSTEMDETEREVEYFKRFCLDSARQTRQRLSINWSNFSLKKATFAAH